The Comamonas sp. GB3 AK4-5 genome includes a region encoding these proteins:
- a CDS encoding response regulator: MTATAPRILLIEDEASIRRFVRLALEDEGWQVFEADTAKRGLIEAASRQPDAVVLDLGLPDADGKTVIAELRSWSALPILVLSAREREEEKVAVLDAGADDYLTKPFGVPELLARLRVLLRRRQQGQAADKPGSRVQFGAVVVDLATHEVARAGEPVHLTPIEFRLLAALIAGHGRVLTHRQLLLQVWGPEYLDRPHYLRVHMANLRQKVEADAAQPRHLITELQVGYRLVGLAS, encoded by the coding sequence ATGACTGCCACCGCCCCCCGCATTTTGCTCATTGAAGATGAGGCCAGCATTCGCCGCTTTGTGCGCCTGGCATTGGAGGACGAGGGCTGGCAGGTCTTCGAGGCCGATACGGCCAAGCGCGGCCTGATCGAAGCCGCCAGCCGCCAGCCCGATGCCGTGGTGCTGGACCTGGGCCTGCCCGATGCGGATGGAAAAACAGTGATCGCCGAGCTGCGCAGCTGGAGCGCCTTGCCGATTCTGGTGCTCTCGGCCCGAGAGCGCGAGGAAGAAAAAGTGGCCGTGCTGGATGCCGGTGCCGACGACTATCTGACCAAGCCCTTTGGCGTGCCCGAGCTGCTGGCGCGCTTGCGCGTGCTGCTGCGCCGCCGCCAGCAGGGGCAGGCTGCAGACAAGCCCGGTAGCCGCGTGCAGTTTGGTGCGGTGGTGGTGGACCTGGCCACCCATGAGGTGGCGCGTGCCGGCGAGCCCGTGCACCTGACTCCCATCGAATTTCGCCTGCTGGCGGCGCTGATTGCAGGCCATGGCAGGGTGCTGACCCACCGCCAGCTGCTGCTGCAGGTCTGGGGGCCGGAATACCTGGACCGGCCGCACTATCTGCGTGTGCACATGGCCAATCTGCGGCAAAAGGTGGAGGCCGATGCGGCCCAGCCCCGGCATTTGATCACCGAGCTGCAGGTGGGCTATCGCTTGGTGGGGCTGGCTAGTTAG